The following coding sequences lie in one Halalkalicoccus subterraneus genomic window:
- a CDS encoding DUF7475 family protein, translating to MVRFDTNPLTSVHWIAIALAALSGAIHLLLGVIVPALALRASFLVAGVGFFVGIGLVLAEYRRPLVYLLGIPFTAGQIVLWYVIVGPTLGTVGVLDAVDKLAQVVLVALLVVLYTRGR from the coding sequence ATGGTACGATTCGACACGAATCCGTTGACATCGGTTCACTGGATCGCGATCGCATTGGCGGCGCTGAGCGGTGCGATCCACCTCCTGCTGGGAGTGATCGTGCCCGCCCTCGCGCTACGGGCGAGCTTCCTGGTCGCCGGTGTCGGCTTCTTCGTCGGGATCGGGCTCGTACTCGCGGAGTACCGCCGGCCGCTGGTCTACCTGCTGGGGATCCCGTTTACCGCGGGACAGATCGTCCTCTGGTACGTCATCGTGGGGCCGACGCTCGGAACGGTCGGGGTACTCGACGCGGTCGACAAACTCGCACAAGTGGTTTTGGTCGCGCTACTGGTCGTGCTGTACACGCGCGGGCGGTGA
- a CDS encoding DHHA1 domain-containing protein, with protein sequence MTGPVPELDERASACAERIAASEEVLLASHIDADGLTSAGIAASALERAGIAFETTFAKQLDADELETIATHRSETVLFTDFGSGQLDLIAEHENRGDFTPVICDHHQPADADTEFHCNPLLEGLNGASELSGAGTAYLLARALEDDTDNRDLAALAVVGAVGDMQSSDGGLVGANEAIVEEGVEAGVLEANTDLALYGTQTRPLPKLLEYTSDIGIPGISGDANGTLRFLDDLDLDLREDREWRCWADLDGDERKTVVSALIRRAVASGVPAEKIDGLTGTTYTLVGEKSGTELRDASEFSTVLNATARYERADVGLAICLGDRKEALDAARTLLGSHRRNLSEGLQWVNETGVESERHLQWFDAGDRIPDTIVGIVAGMALGSDGISREKPIVAFAEKDEEHMKVSTRGTHALVRRGLDLSAVVGTAAGAVGGDGGGHDVAAGATVPKDEIEAFVAHADRLVGEQLA encoded by the coding sequence ATGACCGGCCCGGTCCCCGAACTCGACGAGCGAGCGAGCGCCTGCGCGGAGCGGATCGCCGCGTCCGAGGAGGTGTTGCTCGCCTCGCACATCGACGCCGACGGGCTGACGAGCGCAGGGATCGCCGCAAGCGCGCTCGAAAGAGCGGGGATCGCCTTCGAGACGACGTTCGCGAAACAGCTCGACGCCGACGAACTGGAGACGATTGCCACCCACCGCTCCGAGACGGTCCTCTTTACCGACTTCGGAAGCGGGCAGCTCGATCTCATCGCCGAGCACGAGAATCGAGGTGATTTCACCCCCGTGATCTGCGATCACCACCAGCCCGCCGACGCCGACACCGAGTTCCACTGTAACCCCTTGTTAGAGGGATTGAACGGCGCCTCGGAGCTCTCGGGGGCCGGAACCGCGTATCTCCTCGCACGCGCACTCGAAGATGACACCGACAATCGGGATCTCGCGGCGCTGGCGGTCGTCGGGGCGGTCGGCGACATGCAGTCGAGCGACGGCGGGCTCGTCGGGGCGAACGAGGCGATCGTCGAAGAAGGCGTCGAGGCGGGCGTCCTCGAAGCGAACACCGACCTCGCGCTCTACGGAACCCAGACCCGGCCGCTCCCCAAACTACTGGAGTACACGAGCGACATCGGGATTCCGGGGATTTCGGGCGATGCCAACGGAACTCTCAGGTTCCTCGACGACCTCGACCTCGATCTGCGCGAGGACCGCGAGTGGCGCTGCTGGGCGGATCTCGACGGGGACGAGCGAAAAACGGTCGTAAGCGCGCTGATCCGTCGAGCGGTCGCAAGCGGCGTCCCGGCCGAGAAGATCGACGGGCTGACCGGGACGACCTACACGCTCGTCGGGGAGAAGTCCGGCACCGAGCTTCGCGATGCGAGCGAGTTCTCGACCGTGTTGAACGCGACCGCGCGCTACGAGCGGGCGGACGTGGGCCTCGCGATCTGTCTCGGGGATCGCAAGGAGGCGCTCGATGCCGCCCGAACGCTACTGGGAAGCCACCGCCGGAACCTCTCGGAGGGGCTCCAGTGGGTGAACGAAACCGGCGTCGAAAGCGAAAGACACCTCCAGTGGTTCGACGCCGGGGACCGGATCCCTGATACGATCGTCGGGATCGTCGCGGGGATGGCGCTCGGGTCGGACGGCATCAGCAGGGAAAAACCGATCGTCGCCTTCGCCGAGAAGGACGAGGAACACATGAAGGTCTCGACACGGGGAACACACGCCCTCGTTCGCCGGGGGCTCGACCTTTCGGCGGTAGTCGGTACGGCCGCGGGCGCGGTCGGCGGCGACGGGGGCGGCCACGACGTCGCCGCCGGAGCGACGGTGCCGAAAGACGAAATCGAAGCGTTCGTCGCCCACGCGGATCGGCTCGTCGGCGAGCAGTTGGCGTGA
- a CDS encoding S66 family peptidase, whose translation MNATYPPPLSRGDTVAVIAPSHAAPNGALSRGIERLRSFDLDVELFDTATRTTEWLRANPEGRAEDVHRAFEREDIRGVIAAFGGNCELQMLPYLDPDRLRENPTRFFGASDNTHLHLFLDSLGLVSFYGAQLFPDLVADPRMHPTTREYVERALFETPFGSLEPTGEWTDEYYDLASDLPRTWFESGGWRWHNATEKVLTAPVVGGCLAMLESQLLTDTPYFTRESCEGRILAVETSGETPEPAVVERFFMALGERGMLEACEALVVGKPETPGGDERDKYRSRQRRTIANTVDEYADLPIVFDLDFGHPAPDLPLPLGAPMTIDPAGRAIRFPQPR comes from the coding sequence ATGAACGCCACCTACCCGCCACCGCTCTCCCGCGGCGACACCGTCGCCGTGATCGCACCCTCACACGCCGCCCCGAACGGCGCGCTCTCACGGGGTATCGAGCGGCTTCGCTCGTTCGACCTCGACGTCGAACTGTTCGACACTGCGACCCGCACCACCGAGTGGCTCCGGGCGAACCCCGAAGGGCGCGCCGAGGACGTCCATCGCGCGTTCGAGCGCGAGGATATTCGGGGAGTGATCGCCGCGTTCGGGGGCAACTGCGAACTCCAGATGCTCCCGTATCTGGATCCCGACCGGCTTCGTGAGAACCCCACGCGGTTTTTCGGCGCGAGCGACAACACTCACCTGCACCTGTTTCTCGACTCCCTCGGACTCGTTTCGTTTTATGGCGCCCAGCTGTTCCCCGATTTGGTCGCCGACCCGCGGATGCATCCGACCACCCGCGAGTACGTCGAGCGCGCGCTGTTCGAGACGCCCTTCGGCTCGCTCGAGCCCACTGGGGAGTGGACCGACGAGTACTACGACCTCGCGAGCGACCTGCCCCGCACCTGGTTCGAAAGCGGGGGCTGGCGCTGGCACAACGCGACCGAGAAAGTCCTCACCGCACCCGTGGTCGGGGGCTGTCTCGCGATGCTCGAATCCCAGCTGCTGACCGACACGCCCTACTTCACTCGCGAGAGCTGCGAGGGGCGGATCCTCGCGGTCGAGACCTCCGGGGAGACCCCCGAGCCCGCGGTCGTCGAGCGGTTCTTCATGGCGCTGGGCGAACGGGGGATGCTCGAGGCCTGTGAGGCGCTCGTCGTCGGCAAGCCAGAAACGCCTGGGGGCGACGAACGGGATAAATATCGCAGCCGCCAACGGCGTACCATTGCGAACACCGTCGACGAGTACGCCGACCTGCCGATCGTCTTCGACCTCGATTTCGGTCACCCCGCACCCGACCTTCCCCTCCCGCTGGGCGCCCCTATGACGATCGACCCGGCCGGGCGGGCGATCCGGTTCCCTCAGCCGCGATAG
- a CDS encoding uroporphyrinogen-III synthase, which translates to MSQETRIAVFRPDDERLAEAVDLLESLGADPIADPMLAVEPTGATPREDTDYTVLTSKTGVELAADAGWRPSDSGAVCAIGDRTARALREAGYEVDLIPEEFSSAGLVHALESEVAGSRVEVARSDHGSSVLTDGLNDAGAYVHETVLYRLIRPPESGVSAERAAAGELEGALFTSSLTVEHFLAAAAERGLREEAITGLSTAVVGAIGGPTRETAERAGVDVDVVPDAASFEELACDVVERAAPSYRG; encoded by the coding sequence ATGAGCCAGGAGACACGGATCGCCGTCTTCCGGCCGGACGACGAGCGCCTCGCTGAAGCCGTCGACCTCCTTGAATCGCTCGGTGCCGATCCGATAGCCGACCCGATGCTCGCGGTCGAGCCCACGGGCGCGACCCCACGGGAAGACACCGATTACACGGTCCTGACGAGCAAGACAGGCGTCGAGTTGGCGGCCGATGCGGGCTGGCGCCCGTCGGACTCGGGAGCCGTCTGTGCGATCGGCGACAGAACGGCCAGAGCGCTTCGGGAGGCGGGCTACGAGGTCGACCTGATCCCCGAGGAGTTCTCCTCCGCGGGGCTCGTCCACGCACTCGAAAGCGAGGTCGCCGGCTCACGCGTCGAGGTCGCCCGCTCGGATCACGGCAGTTCCGTCCTCACCGACGGGCTGAACGACGCGGGCGCGTACGTCCATGAGACGGTGCTTTACAGGCTGATCCGCCCGCCGGAATCGGGCGTCTCGGCCGAGCGGGCCGCCGCCGGCGAGTTGGAGGGCGCGCTGTTTACCTCCTCGCTGACCGTCGAGCACTTCCTCGCTGCCGCGGCCGAGCGGGGGCTGCGCGAGGAGGCGATTACGGGCCTTTCTACTGCGGTCGTCGGCGCGATCGGGGGACCGACCCGCGAGACGGCCGAACGGGCGGGGGTGGATGTGGACGTCGTTCCCGACGCGGCGAGCTTCGAGGAACTGGCCTGCGACGTCGTCGAGCGGGCCGCCCCGAGCTATCGCGGCTGA
- the cobA gene encoding uroporphyrinogen-III C-methyltransferase, whose product MTGTVHLVGSGPGDPELLTVKAKRLIEDADVVLHDKLPGPEIIESIPEEKREDVGKRAGGERTGQEAINERLLELARAGKTVVRLKGGDPFVFGRGGEELAYLRERGIEVEVVPGITSPIAAPAVFGIPVTHRDHASSVSFVTGHEDPTKDESAVDWEALAATGGTIVVLMGVGKLPEYTRALREAGMDPETPVALVERGTWPDGRAVAGTLETIVSVRDEEGIEPPAVTVIGGVAGLYADGVDGSMENSGGDG is encoded by the coding sequence ATGACCGGCACCGTTCATCTGGTGGGGAGCGGGCCGGGCGACCCCGAACTGCTGACGGTGAAGGCAAAGCGGTTGATCGAAGACGCGGACGTCGTGCTCCACGACAAGCTTCCAGGCCCGGAGATCATCGAGTCGATCCCGGAGGAGAAACGCGAGGACGTGGGCAAGCGCGCGGGCGGCGAGCGAACCGGTCAGGAAGCGATCAACGAGCGACTGCTCGAACTCGCCCGCGCGGGCAAGACGGTCGTTCGGCTGAAGGGCGGCGACCCGTTCGTCTTCGGGCGTGGGGGCGAGGAACTGGCGTACCTCCGCGAGCGCGGAATCGAGGTCGAGGTCGTCCCCGGGATCACCTCGCCCATCGCCGCCCCCGCCGTCTTCGGGATCCCGGTCACCCACCGCGATCACGCTTCCAGTGTTTCGTTCGTCACGGGTCACGAGGACCCAACCAAGGACGAATCGGCGGTCGACTGGGAGGCGCTCGCCGCGACGGGCGGAACCATCGTCGTGCTGATGGGCGTCGGCAAACTGCCGGAGTACACCCGCGCGCTGCGTGAGGCCGGCATGGACCCCGAGACGCCGGTCGCGCTGGTCGAGCGCGGGACCTGGCCCGACGGGCGGGCGGTCGCGGGCACCCTCGAGACGATCGTTTCGGTGCGCGACGAGGAAGGCATCGAGCCGCCCGCGGTGACGGTGATAGGCGGGGTCGCGGGGCTGTACGCGGACGGAGTGGACGGTTCGATGGAGAACTCGGGGGGAGACGGATGA
- the hemC gene encoding hydroxymethylbilane synthase — protein sequence MTTPSDPIRLATRGSDLALAQAETVKRALSGRRREVELVTVETTGDRISDELIHRLGKTGAFVRSLDEKVLEGEVEGAIHSMKDMPTEESELVVAAVPKRGTPGDRLVTPEGTTLEELPEGATVGTGSLRRGAQLLAQRPDLTVEPLRGNVDTRVEKLLSKSLNEEYDRRVAADEERKANTDEDFEPAFDQRPEEWVEGLSERERRAFERSEPFDAIVLAAAGLERSGLDREIPTRELPVESFVPAAGQGALAVAMADTDLAREVNDALDHPRSRVETTVERTVLATLGGGCVAPIGIHAVIQGEYVRTRVQVLARGGEPTISVTRDLPVERHAEAARELAEELADRGARELIEEAKREASEEEVDPERTEEDGTGENGK from the coding sequence ATGACCACGCCATCGGACCCGATTCGGCTGGCGACGCGCGGATCGGACCTCGCGCTCGCCCAGGCCGAGACGGTAAAGCGAGCGCTCTCGGGGCGTCGCCGGGAGGTCGAGCTCGTCACCGTCGAGACGACTGGCGACCGGATCAGCGACGAACTCATCCACCGCCTCGGCAAGACCGGGGCGTTCGTACGCAGCCTCGACGAGAAGGTACTGGAGGGAGAGGTAGAGGGCGCGATCCACTCGATGAAGGACATGCCGACCGAGGAGTCGGAACTGGTGGTCGCCGCCGTCCCCAAACGCGGAACGCCCGGCGACCGACTGGTGACCCCAGAGGGGACGACCCTCGAGGAGCTTCCGGAGGGCGCGACGGTCGGCACCGGCAGCCTCCGACGGGGCGCCCAGTTGCTCGCACAGCGCCCGGACCTGACCGTCGAACCCCTGCGAGGCAACGTCGATACCCGGGTCGAAAAGCTGCTCTCGAAGTCGCTCAACGAGGAGTACGACCGGCGGGTCGCCGCCGACGAGGAACGAAAGGCCAACACGGACGAGGACTTCGAGCCGGCGTTCGACCAACGGCCCGAGGAGTGGGTCGAGGGGCTCTCCGAGCGCGAGCGCCGGGCGTTCGAGCGAAGCGAGCCGTTCGACGCGATCGTGCTCGCCGCGGCCGGGCTCGAACGCTCGGGGCTGGATCGGGAGATACCCACGAGAGAGCTTCCCGTGGAGTCGTTCGTCCCCGCGGCGGGCCAGGGCGCCCTCGCGGTGGCGATGGCGGATACCGACCTCGCCCGTGAGGTCAACGACGCGCTCGACCACCCGCGGAGCCGTGTCGAGACGACCGTCGAGCGCACGGTCCTCGCGACGCTCGGCGGCGGCTGTGTCGCCCCGATCGGGATCCACGCGGTGATCCAGGGTGAGTACGTCCGCACGCGTGTGCAGGTACTCGCCAGAGGGGGCGAGCCGACCATCTCGGTAACTCGCGACCTCCCGGTCGAACGACACGCGGAGGCCGCCCGCGAGCTCGCCGAGGAGCTCGCAGATCGGGGCGCCCGCGAGCTGATCGAGGAGGCAAAGCGCGAAGCGAGCGAGGAGGAGGTCGATCCGGAACGAACCGAGGAGGACGGAACCGGGGAGAACGGGAAATGA
- a CDS encoding helix-turn-helix domain-containing protein, translating into MGTIAELSVPTTEFALCETLAAVPDAELEVERVAAHGERALVPFVWVRTSEFERFEAALGDDSSVGEFECVSTLETERLYRMDWVGSTRLLVHAVLEADSTVLSATGSDDHWQLRLLFPDHDALSTVHDHCRAADIEFEITSIYELEGQRHRRYGLTARQHRTLIEGVERGYYEIPRELTLGEFAERLDVSHQALSERLRRGHRNLIESGLIAGREPSGFEEIDRDGS; encoded by the coding sequence ATGGGAACGATCGCGGAGCTCTCGGTGCCGACGACGGAGTTCGCGCTGTGCGAGACGCTCGCCGCCGTCCCCGACGCCGAACTCGAAGTCGAGCGCGTCGCCGCCCACGGCGAGCGGGCGCTCGTGCCGTTCGTCTGGGTCCGGACGAGCGAGTTCGAGCGCTTCGAGGCCGCTCTGGGGGACGACTCGTCCGTCGGGGAGTTCGAGTGTGTCTCGACGCTTGAGACCGAGCGCCTCTATCGGATGGACTGGGTGGGATCGACTCGCCTTCTGGTTCACGCCGTCCTCGAGGCTGACTCGACGGTCCTCTCGGCGACCGGGAGCGACGACCACTGGCAGCTCCGCCTGCTCTTTCCCGATCACGACGCGTTGTCGACGGTCCACGATCACTGCCGAGCGGCCGACATCGAGTTCGAGATCACCAGCATCTACGAGCTCGAAGGACAGCGCCACAGACGCTACGGGCTGACGGCCCGCCAGCACCGAACGCTGATCGAGGGGGTCGAACGCGGCTACTACGAGATCCCGCGCGAGCTCACGCTCGGGGAGTTCGCCGAGCGACTCGACGTCTCACACCAGGCGCTCTCGGAGCGATTGCGTCGGGGCCACCGAAACCTCATCGAGTCCGGGCTGATCGCTGGTCGTGAGCCCTCCGGGTTCGAAGAAATCGATCGCGATGGGTCCTGA